The following is a genomic window from Bacillus sp. V2I10.
GACTTGTCAGAAGGAATCGGGCATTTCCGTGCGCCTGTTTCAAAAGGACTTGAGATAATTGAGGGACTCCGCGGACATACAAGCGGCTATTCGGTTCCAACTTTTGTCGTCGACGCTCCGGGAGGCGGCGGAAAAATTGCCCTGCAGCCTAACTATTTAATTTCTCAGAGTCCGGATAAAGTTGTGCTCCGTAACTTTGAAGGAGTCATCACAACCTATCCGGAGCCGGAAAACTATACGCCTGGGCTTGCAGATGATTACTTTAATGAAGTCTATCCAGAGTCTGCATTAAAAAAATCTCTATCAGGAATTGCTGGTTTGTACGAAGACGCTCAATTTAACTTAATCCCAGAAGGCATCGGAAGAATAAATAGGCGAAAAACGTTTGAAACAAACCCTGCTCATTCCACATTAAAGGATAAACGGGAAAAACGTGATGAGTTAAAGGATAAAAAGTACCGTGCTCAGCTATTAAAATCCGAAGAAAAGAAGGCGGCAGAAAATGAATGAGCGCTGCGCATGGTGTGAATCGCAAAATGCAAAGAGCTCAAGCAATCTAGTTCACTGGGAGCTGCCTGACGGTTCGCGTGCCATCGAAATTTCAGACACACCATGTATTACTTGTCCGGACTGCGGTATCAGCTATCAAAGCGAACAAACCATTAACGAAATCGAAGATCAGCTGCTTTTAATTGCCGTTAAAGAACTGCCAAACCGCATAGATTACGTAGAACTGATGAAATGGAAGCGTCACCTGAAGCGAAACTATTTTGATTTCTGAGGTTTTCTTCTTGTACAATAAACGTTATAATAGGGGCACTTTCCAAACGTAATTGCGATAGGGGGATTTACCGTGAAATCTTTTTACCACTATTTAATGAAATACCGCCATCCAAAACCGGCCGATGACATCAGTCAATTTGCAAATGATGCCTATGACGACCATAGTTTCCCAAAGTCATCCGATGACTACCATGAAATCAGTTCCTACCTTGAAATGAATGGATCTTACCTCCACAGCCTCGTCGTATTCGATGATGCCTGGGAATTGTATGAAACCGAAATTCTGAAAAAAGCATCGATTTGAAAACAACTTACTTTGTAGGTTGTTTTTTGTTTTCCTGGATAGTGTTGAGTATTTTAACAAATTTTTTGTCTTTATGAATTAAACACATTATCATTCTGGAATTTATAATGTTAATCAAATGCGGCGCTTTTCATCCATCTACTATTTCAAAGTGTTTTTTCCTCACCAAAATTCTGATGTAATAAAATGAAAACGAAAGCTCTCAAAATAATTCTAATTAATATGTACTCATTTTTTTATTGAAATTATAGGGAAGATTATTTTAATATTTTATGTTTATGTGTATAATTAATTTAGTTGTACGAATAAGTTGGTTTAGAAACATACAAGCTGAAAGTGGTGGCATAATGGCTCAACAAACAAAAGTTGGCATGGTAAAACAAAAAGTAAAAGCATGGATTACCGAAGGAAAGGTTTTACCAGGTGAGAAAATATATTCAGAAAATGAATTAGTTAAAATGTTTGAAGTAAGCAGACATACAGTACGCCAAGCTGTTGGAGACCTCGTTCATGAAGGCTGGCTGTATAGAGAGCAAGGGGCGGGAACTTTTGTCTCAACTAAATCATCTCAGACTCAAGTCCAGCCTGTTAGTTCTAAAGGAAAAAACATTGGAGTAATTACAACATATATATCAGACTATATCTTCCCTTCCATCATTAAGGGGATTGAATCATATCTGTCAGCACATGGTTACTCATTAACATTAGCTTGTACGGATAATGATCCAGAAAAAGAAAAACAATGCCTGGAAGCTATGATAAACCGCGATATTGATGGTTTGATCGTAGAACCTACTAGAAGTAGCAATTACAACCCAAATCTTCACTATTACTTAGAGATGGAGCAAAATAATACTCAATATTTAATGATTAACCAATTCTACCCGCAATTAAACCCTCCCAATATTATTGTAAATGATGAAAAAGGGGGATTTATTGCTACAGAACATCTGATTAAACTAGGTCATAAAAAAGTGGTAGGTTTATTTAAAAGTGATGATTTACAAGGGTTAAATCGGATGCAGGGTTTTATTAGAGCTTTTAGAGAATATGATACTCCTTTTTTTCCGGAAATGATTATTACATATACAACGGAAGAGAAAGAAGTCACTTTGCTGCAGAGACTTAAAGATGTTCTTATTTCTGAACAAAAAAGACCAACAGGAATTGTATGTTATAACGATGAAATTGCGATTAATGTACTTAACCTATTAAGAGAGCTTGAAATCAAAGTGCCAGATGACATATCAATAGTTGGATATGATGATTCTTATCTAACGGAAGCGTCTGAAATTAAGATTACCTCTGTCACACATCCGAAAATGGAAATGGGGATCGAGGCTGCTAAATGGATTGTTGCAGCTGTTGAAAACAGTGCGAAAGATACGGGCGAAAAAAGGCAGAAAGTCTATGAGCCTGAGTTAGTCATTAGAAACTCAACGAGTGCCGTTTCTAAAATGCACAATAGCAATAAACATTTAATCTAAACCAGTGCTTTTCTTATGAGCCAGTTCCTCTTAAACCATAACTTTAACATTTAATAGAAAGCTCGCATGAGGTTAGAGAACAGATGTGAGAAATCTGCAATTTGTTCAAATAATTAGGAGGTCTTAAAATGATCACGTTAAAAGAACTTTCGAAATTAACTAAATCCTGTACGTGCGGAAATCGACATTTTGATATTACAATCGAAGAAATTGTAATCAGTCATGATGCGTTACAACAAACTGTCTCTTACATAAAAAATAAGCAGTTTCATAAAGCTGCTATTATAGCTGATCAAATGACCTTTCATGTAGCGGGCAAGAAACTTTCCAATATGTTTAAAGAATCAAATTTTAACCATGAAATAGTTATTATTAAACCTAATGAACTTGGTGACGTGATAGCAAATGAAATCTCGCTCATTGAGGCCGTGTTAGGTATTTCACCGGATACAGATATTGTTATCGCAGTTGGTTCAGGAACGATTCATGATATTGCCAGATTCACTAGTTATAAGATGGGAAAGCCTTTTATATCCGTTCCAACAGCCCCATCTGTTGATGGTTTTAATTCAATGGGGGCACCTGTTGTGATAAAAGGGATAAAAACTACCTATCAAATGCAAGCACCTATTGCATTATTTGCAGACATCACCATTCTAAAACAAGCTCCAAAAGACATGATAGCTGCAGGTTTTGGAGATATGATCGGAAAATATACTTCTCTAGCAGATTGGAGTTTTTCACACCTTAATGCAGGTGAAGCTTATTGTCCGCTTTCTGCTCAGTTAACAAAAGAAGCTCTTGAAGACTGTGTTGAATCAATTAATCAGATTGCAGAAGCAGATGAAGCAGGGATAAAGATTTTAATTGAATCCTTAGTACAGTCAGGACTAGCGATGCTTTTAATTGGACATTCTTCACCAGCTTCTGGAGGTGAACACCATCTATCTCATTATTGGGAAATGGAATTTTTGAAGCAAGGGAAAGCACAGGTATTGCACGGTGCAAAGGTTGGAGTTTCATCACAACTCATTTTAAAATTATATAAAAGTGACGTTTTAAAGCTAGTATATAAAATTGGGAGTTTAGAAGTACAAGTTCCAAACTCTAAGGATAAACAAAATAATGTTATTGCAAAAAATACAGAGATCATTAAGATGTTAAATTCCCTGCCCGACGCTGCTGTTTTAACATCCTTACTGCAAAAATTAGGAGGAGCTGTTCATCCAGCTGAACTCGGTATAAGCTCTGAACTTGTCCGAGACAGTTTAAATCATGCACACCTTTTAAGAAACCGCTGTACAATGCTTAAATTTTGGAATGAACAAAGAGAGATTCATAAATACATCTAGCTTAGATGAGCCAGAGACAATTATTTTGATCGGCCGGAAAATCATATAGTGGAGAAAGGATTAATATGCAAACAACTTCTATTTTTGAGGGGATATTTAAACTTCTAGAATGGTTTACACGGTTCTCATTAACAAATCTTCTTTGGATATTTTTTAATTTACCTATAAGCTTTTTAGTTGCTACAATATCGTTTTCTAATGACAAGTCACTAATTGTATCTACCCTGTTTATCATTG
Proteins encoded in this region:
- a CDS encoding sn-glycerol-1-phosphate dehydrogenase codes for the protein MITLKELSKLTKSCTCGNRHFDITIEEIVISHDALQQTVSYIKNKQFHKAAIIADQMTFHVAGKKLSNMFKESNFNHEIVIIKPNELGDVIANEISLIEAVLGISPDTDIVIAVGSGTIHDIARFTSYKMGKPFISVPTAPSVDGFNSMGAPVVIKGIKTTYQMQAPIALFADITILKQAPKDMIAAGFGDMIGKYTSLADWSFSHLNAGEAYCPLSAQLTKEALEDCVESINQIAEADEAGIKILIESLVQSGLAMLLIGHSSPASGGEHHLSHYWEMEFLKQGKAQVLHGAKVGVSSQLILKLYKSDVLKLVYKIGSLEVQVPNSKDKQNNVIAKNTEIIKMLNSLPDAAVLTSLLQKLGGAVHPAELGISSELVRDSLNHAHLLRNRCTMLKFWNEQREIHKYI
- a CDS encoding YozE family protein, encoding MKSFYHYLMKYRHPKPADDISQFANDAYDDHSFPKSSDDYHEISSYLEMNGSYLHSLVVFDDAWELYETEILKKASI
- a CDS encoding GntR family transcriptional regulator; the protein is MAQQTKVGMVKQKVKAWITEGKVLPGEKIYSENELVKMFEVSRHTVRQAVGDLVHEGWLYREQGAGTFVSTKSSQTQVQPVSSKGKNIGVITTYISDYIFPSIIKGIESYLSAHGYSLTLACTDNDPEKEKQCLEAMINRDIDGLIVEPTRSSNYNPNLHYYLEMEQNNTQYLMINQFYPQLNPPNIIVNDEKGGFIATEHLIKLGHKKVVGLFKSDDLQGLNRMQGFIRAFREYDTPFFPEMIITYTTEEKEVTLLQRLKDVLISEQKRPTGIVCYNDEIAINVLNLLRELEIKVPDDISIVGYDDSYLTEASEIKITSVTHPKMEMGIEAAKWIVAAVENSAKDTGEKRQKVYEPELVIRNSTSAVSKMHNSNKHLI
- a CDS encoding YokU family protein, which gives rise to MNERCAWCESQNAKSSSNLVHWELPDGSRAIEISDTPCITCPDCGISYQSEQTINEIEDQLLLIAVKELPNRIDYVELMKWKRHLKRNYFDF